Proteins encoded by one window of Vigna radiata var. radiata cultivar VC1973A chromosome 5, Vradiata_ver6, whole genome shotgun sequence:
- the LOC106762807 gene encoding protein PNS1, translating into MGAGEPVVVEKENETVVGVKKEEDLEKGEVDVEEERKVQSNDVVDDHEESHLAGFHRLNPTNPLRIVINSSTRAATPSAAQAQRPHTHTRSTPTPLQQPEVANLNSRKYTNRISLFLFVLHMFIAVALVCFLVFKGVQGLIQNSESTKRKEKDVLKYFLPQVEASSFMSIILAFIWQGAIRKWPTLMLHFILWFTFVMSLAAGILLICFQKPATDGVGVCFIAFAIGNGLYACWVSHRIKFCCKVLSLSLQPVSKFPDLNKPTYHVLGAGFLWISLWILAVIGALNFYFPPLTIIVLVLSLQWTTEVMRNVVNITVSRAIALYYLRGMQSSTQFCFLRALTRNLGSACLGSLFVPAIEALRIVARGLNLLEGEDEFMFCCARCCLRVMDSVFRNGNGWAYVQIAAYGKGFVKASRDTWALFEKEDMVSIVDSDITSSICFLTGVCSGSICVIVVAAWTHKVHQSFTATLSLLTFLIGYLLTRIAMAVPHACVSCYYVCYAENPDNRLFDKTIKDRQAMLKTGRDVVPTPRGFRRYTRN; encoded by the exons ATGGGTGCCGGAGAGCCT GTGGTGGTtgagaaagagaatgaaacCGTGGTTGGAGTAAAGAAGGAGGAAGACTTGGAGAAAGGGGAAGTGGATgttgaagaagagagaaaggttCAGAGCAATGATGTTGTGGATGATCATGAAGAATCTCATCTCGCAGGTTTCCACAGGTTGAACCCCACGAACCCTTTGAGAATTGTGATCAATAGTTCCACCAGAGCTGCAACTCCTTCTGCTGCTCAAGCTCAACGTCCTCATACTCACACGCGCTCCACTCCAACCCCACTACAG CAACCCGAAGTGGCGAATCTGAATTCGAGAAAATATACCAACAGAATATCCTTGTTTCTCTTTGTTCTCCATATGTTTATAGCTGTTGCGTTGGTGTGCTTTCTTGTGTTCAAAGGAGTTCAAGGGCTTATCCAAAACTCGGAATCTACcaagaggaaagagaaagaCGTGTTAAAGTATTTTCTTCCACAAGTGGAGGCGTCATCTTTTATGAGCATAATCCTTGCGTTCATTTGGCAAGGGGCGATCAGGAAATGGCCCACTTTGATGCTTCATTTCATACTTTGGTTTACTTTTGTTATGTCTCTGGCTGCTGGGATTCTCCTTATTTGCTTTCAAAAGCCTGCCACCGATGGTGTTGGAGTGTGTTTCATTGCTTTTGCAATTGGCAATGGTTTATATGCTTGTTGGGTTAGTCACAGAATTAAGTTTTGCTGTAAGGTCTTGAGTTTGTCTCTTCAACCTGTTTCCAAATTCCCTGATCTGAACAAACCTACATATCATGTTCTTGGGGCTGGATTCTTGTGGATATCTCTGTGGATTTTAGCTGTGATTGGAGCACTAAACTTCTATTTTCCTCCTTTAACCATCATTGTGTTGGTGCTGAGTTTGCAATGGACTACTGAGGTCATGAGGAATGTGGTTAACATCACTGTTAGTAGGGCCATTGCTTTGTATTACCTAAGAGGAATGCAATCTAGCACCCAATTTTGTTTTCTGAGAGCTCTGACGCGTAATCTTGGAAGTGCTTGTTTGGGGTCTCTCTTTGTTCCTGCAATTGAGGCCCTGAGGATTGTTGCACGGGGACTCAATTTGCTTGAGGGAGAAGATGAATTCATGTTCTGCTGTGCTCGTTGTTGTTTAAGAGTCATGGATTCCGTTTTCAGAAATGGCAATGGCTGGGCATACGTTCAG ATAGCAGCATATGGAAAAGGGTTTGTGAAGGCATCTCGAGACACTTGGGCCCTCTTTGAGAAGGAAGACATGGTGTCAATTGTAGACTCTGATATAACCAGCTCAATTTGCTTCCTCACAGGAGTTTGCAGCGGCTCTATTTGTGTCATTGTTGTAGCTGCTTGGACCCATAAAGTACACCAATCTTTCACAGCTACCTTATCCCTCCTCACATTCCTCATTGGATACCTTTTG ACCAGAATTGCCATGGCAGTGCCTCATGCCTGTGTGAGCTGTTACTATGTATGCTATGCTGAGAATCCAGACAATAGattgtttgataaaacaatTAAGGATCGCCAAGCCATGTTAAAAACTGGCCGTGATGTGGTTCCAACACCAAGGGGATTCAGGAGGTATACGAGGAACTGA
- the LOC106762849 gene encoding pheophytinase, chloroplastic isoform X1, whose protein sequence is METLSYGSAPCCQVVNSKWKLVENSLNSRQSIVSSIGKLGGCYTNTTSTCGSLRFCDMGRVQLRGSKRLNFKVCSGSYDGYVIEEGARDISGVEELATKVLIPGLPDGSNGESGAEISSCFWRWKPKLNVHYEKAGCENVDSPNVLFLPGFGVGSFHYEKQLKDLGRDYRVWALDFLGQGMSLPFEDPAPLSKEEVASNEGISSWGFGDETEPWAAKLVYSVDLWQDQVRCFVEEVIGEPVYLVGNSLGGLVALYFAACNPHLVKGVTLLNATPFWGFLPNPIKNPRLAKIFPWAGTFPLPSSIKKLTELLWEKISDPKSIAEVLSQVYADHSINVDNVFSRIVETTRHPAAAASFASIMFAPQGELSFGETLSRCRGNNVPICLMYGKEDPWVGPLWGFQVQRQVPDAPYYQISPAGHCPHDEVPEIINFLLRGWIRNLESQGSVSLPLLEDVDSIKHTVIDKELEFPREGSRRSAMVRFFTSNVSLWDRIRSLIKFQSKYKNILAPKSQ, encoded by the exons ATGGAAACTCTTTCTTATGGGTCAGCACCATGCTGTCAAGTTGTAAACTCAAAGTGGAAATTGGTTGAAAACAGTTTGAATTCACGTCAATCAATAGTTTCTTCTATAGGAAAACTAGGAGGTTGTTACACCAACACTACTTCAACATGTGGGTCTTTGAGATTTTGTGATATGGGCCGGGTGCAGCTAAGAGGCTCTAAAAGACTCAATTTCAAAGTTTGTAGTGGGAGTTATGATGGTTATGTGATTGAGGAGGGAGCAAGGGATATTTCAGGGGTAGAGGAGCTTGCAACAAAGGTTCTGATTCCAGGTCTACCTGATGGTTCAAATGGTGAATCTGGTGCAGAAATAAGTAGTTGCTTTTGGAGATGGAAGCCTAAACTCAACGTGCACTATGAGAAAGCAGGGTGCGAAAACGTGGATTCTCCTAATGTTCTCTTTCTGCCAGGTTTTGGTGTTGGCTCTTTCCATTATGAGAAGCAACTTAAGGATTTGGGACGTGACTACAGAGTTTGGGCTCTGGATTTTCTAGGCCAAGGGATGTCTTTGCCTTTTGAAGACCCTGCTCCTCTGTCTAAGGAAGAGGTTGCATCGAATGAAGGTATTTCTTCATGGGGTTTTGGAGATGAAACTGAACCGTGGGCGGCTAAGCTTGTTTACTCAGTTGATCTGTGGCAAGACCAAGTTCGTTGCTTTGTAGAAGAG GTCATTGGTGAACCAGTCTACCTCGTGGGCAACTCACTAGGAGGATTGGTTGCATTGTATTTTGCAGCGTGCAACCCTCATTTAGTGAAAGGTGTCACGTTGCTTAATGCAACACCTTTTTGGGGGTTTCTTccaaatccaataaaaaatccAAGACTAGCCAAAATATTTCCATGGGCTGGAACTTTCCCCCTACCTTCAAGTATAAAGAAACTTACTGAGTTGTT gtGGGAGAAAATTTCTGATCCTAAAAGCATTGCTGAGGTACTTAGTCAGGTTTATGCAGATCACTCCATAAATGTAGATAACGTTTTTTCACGCATAGTTGAAACCACAAGGCATCCAGCTGCAGCTGCATCATTTGCCTCAATAATGTTTGCTCCTCAGGGAGAACTATCCTTCGGTGAAACATTATCCAG ATGTCGAGGAAACAATGTGCCAATCTGTCTCATGTATGGAAAAGAAGATCCCTGGGTGGGGCCACTTTGGGGATTCCAGGTTCAAAGGCAGGTGCCTGATGCTCCATATTATCAAATCAGCCCTGCTGGTCACTGCCCTCATGACGAAGTTCCTGAG ATCATAAATTTCTTACTTCGTGGGTGGATCAGAAACCTTGAGTCTCAGGGTTCTGTGTCATTACCACTGCTTGAAGATGTAGACAGTATAAAGCACACGGTTATTGACAAGGAATTAGAATTTCCCAGAGAAGGTTCAAGAAGGTCAGCGATGGTGAGATTTTTCACTTCCAATGTCTCACTTTGGGACAGGATAAGATCTTTGATCAAATTTCAAtcaaagtacaaaaatattctGGCACCCAAATCTCAGTGA
- the LOC106762849 gene encoding pheophytinase, chloroplastic isoform X2 — METLSYGSAPCCQVVNSKWKLVENSLNSRQSIVSSIGKLGGCYTNTTSTCGSLRFCDMGRVQLRGSKRLNFKVCSGSYDGYVIEEGARDISGVEELATKVLIPGLPDGSNGESGAEISSCFWRWKPKLNVHYEKAGCENVDSPNVLFLPGFGVGSFHYEKQLKDLGRDYRVWALDFLGQGMSLPFEDPAPLSKEEVASNEGISSWGFGDETEPWAAKLVYSVDLWQDQVRCFVEEVIGEPVYLVGNSLGGLVALYFAACNPHLVKGVTLLNATPFWGFLPNPIKNPRLAKIFPWAGTFPLPSSIKKLTELLWEKISDPKSIAEVLSQVYADHSINVDNVFSRIVETTRHPAAAASFASIMFAPQGELSFGETLSRCRGNNVPICLMYGKEDPWVGPLWGFQVQRQVPDAPYYQISPAGHCPHDEVPEV; from the exons ATGGAAACTCTTTCTTATGGGTCAGCACCATGCTGTCAAGTTGTAAACTCAAAGTGGAAATTGGTTGAAAACAGTTTGAATTCACGTCAATCAATAGTTTCTTCTATAGGAAAACTAGGAGGTTGTTACACCAACACTACTTCAACATGTGGGTCTTTGAGATTTTGTGATATGGGCCGGGTGCAGCTAAGAGGCTCTAAAAGACTCAATTTCAAAGTTTGTAGTGGGAGTTATGATGGTTATGTGATTGAGGAGGGAGCAAGGGATATTTCAGGGGTAGAGGAGCTTGCAACAAAGGTTCTGATTCCAGGTCTACCTGATGGTTCAAATGGTGAATCTGGTGCAGAAATAAGTAGTTGCTTTTGGAGATGGAAGCCTAAACTCAACGTGCACTATGAGAAAGCAGGGTGCGAAAACGTGGATTCTCCTAATGTTCTCTTTCTGCCAGGTTTTGGTGTTGGCTCTTTCCATTATGAGAAGCAACTTAAGGATTTGGGACGTGACTACAGAGTTTGGGCTCTGGATTTTCTAGGCCAAGGGATGTCTTTGCCTTTTGAAGACCCTGCTCCTCTGTCTAAGGAAGAGGTTGCATCGAATGAAGGTATTTCTTCATGGGGTTTTGGAGATGAAACTGAACCGTGGGCGGCTAAGCTTGTTTACTCAGTTGATCTGTGGCAAGACCAAGTTCGTTGCTTTGTAGAAGAG GTCATTGGTGAACCAGTCTACCTCGTGGGCAACTCACTAGGAGGATTGGTTGCATTGTATTTTGCAGCGTGCAACCCTCATTTAGTGAAAGGTGTCACGTTGCTTAATGCAACACCTTTTTGGGGGTTTCTTccaaatccaataaaaaatccAAGACTAGCCAAAATATTTCCATGGGCTGGAACTTTCCCCCTACCTTCAAGTATAAAGAAACTTACTGAGTTGTT gtGGGAGAAAATTTCTGATCCTAAAAGCATTGCTGAGGTACTTAGTCAGGTTTATGCAGATCACTCCATAAATGTAGATAACGTTTTTTCACGCATAGTTGAAACCACAAGGCATCCAGCTGCAGCTGCATCATTTGCCTCAATAATGTTTGCTCCTCAGGGAGAACTATCCTTCGGTGAAACATTATCCAG ATGTCGAGGAAACAATGTGCCAATCTGTCTCATGTATGGAAAAGAAGATCCCTGGGTGGGGCCACTTTGGGGATTCCAGGTTCAAAGGCAGGTGCCTGATGCTCCATATTATCAAATCAGCCCTGCTGGTCACTGCCCTCATGACGAAGTTCCTGAGGTATGA
- the LOC106761754 gene encoding late embryogenesis abundant protein 3: MSHQHLRKPQADHEISNYGDFSEKTVERLEPVVPTGIGSAAIDGDPITIGEALEAAAIAAGNKAVDQNDAAAISAAEIRASGEKSVRSGGVGETAQAAANFNSHVTRNQDKTKLSDILTDATEKLSVDRAVTKEDAEAVYAAEVQFTRRGEAKEGAAKPGGVAASMATAANLNQQN; this comes from the exons ATGAGTCATCAACACCTCAGGAAACCACAGGCAGATCATGAGATCTCCAATTACGGTGACTTCTCGGAGAAGACCGTCGAGCGTCTCGAGCCGGTGGTTCCCACCGGCATCGGTTCTGCCGCCATAGATGGCGACCCCATAACCATCGGAGAAGCTTTGGAAGCGGCGGCCATAGCGGCGGGGAATAAAGCGGTGGACCAAAACGACGCAGCTGCGATCAGCGCCGCAGAGATTAGGGCTTCCGGAGAGAAGAGCGTGAGGTCCGGCGGCGTGGGTGAAACGGCGCAGGCGGCGGCCAATTTCAACAGTCACGTAACGCGAAACCAAGACAAGACGAAACTTTCCGATATCTTAACG GATGCCACAGAGAAGCTCTCAGTGGACAGGGCAGTGACGAAAGAAGATGCTGAGGCTGTGTATGCGGCGGAGGTGCAGTTTACACGGCGGGGGGAGGCGAAAGAAGGGGCTGCTAAACCTGGCGGCGTGGCGGCATCCATGGCCACTGCAGCTAACCTTAATCAACAAAATTGA